The window TTTCAAAATGATAAACCCATTACTAATTGGCTTACCAATCAAGAAATTTTACAAGATTTAATTCCTTTACAAGAAGAAGAAATCTATCATATTTTACAAACTAAAAAAGTAAAATCGCATACTGCAAATGCAATTGTAAAAGACTATTGGGTTTTAAATAATTTTAATCATTTATATACAAGCGTTGGAGTAAATGCTTCTTTTAATGATTTTTATAATCAAGACGAACAGCTTTTAAGTAATGGAAATAGCAACAATTTTTCAAGTGCTGGCTTTGGCAATGATTTTAAACACCATATAATAAATACCTTTGTTGGTTTAGAGTACAAATTTCAAATAGGTATTGCTACATTTAAACCAGCTTTATATTATCATTTTTATTCTTGGAACACACAACAATTTACAGATAAATTTTCTAATAACAAAGCTTTGTTATTACCACAATTCACTACTAAAATAGAATTTAATAATAGTGAGAAAATAAATTTTAAATACAACTTAAATGCTAGTTTTTCTGGTGTAAACCAACTAGCAAGTAATTTTATGCTTTCTAGTTTTAATAGTGTTTATAAAGGAAACCCAACTCTAGAGAATCAGCTATATCATTCTGCTAGTTTGAGTTATTATAAATTTAGTTTATTTAAAAACTTAAACATTAATGCAAGTACTACATTTAATAAACGTGTAAAGTCTTTTAAAAGCGTAACACAATTACAAGGTATTGAGCAGTTTAGTACACCAATTCTTTTTGAAGAACCAGAACATAATTGGACCTTAAACGGAAGCATTGCAAAAAAAATTAAAAAAATTAGATACAAATTTAAAAGTAGATATACTTACAATGATTTTTATCAAATTTTAAATAATGTAACTAATAAAAATATTTCTAAAAATATAAACACAACTGTAAGTGCAGAAACTTTTTTTAAAAACTATCCTAATATAGAAATCGGTTATTCTAAAGATTTTAACAACTATAAATCATTTGGTAATAAAACCAAATTTGAAAATGATGACTTTTTTGTAAACCTAGAATACGATTTTTTAAACGATTTTATTTTTAAAGCAGATTACAGTTTAAATAATTATAAAAATAAAAATATACAATCAAAAAACCGATTTGAAAATGCAAATGCTTCCTTGTTTTATCAAAAGGAAGATAGTCCTTGGGGATTTGAGGTTTCAGCAAGCAATATTTTTGATACCAAATTCAAACAACAAAATTCTTTTTCAAATTTTTTAATAAGTGATAGTAAAACTTATATTCTTCCAAGAATAATTCTATTTAAATTAATCTATAAACTTTAATTTTTAATTAACTCCTTCCTTTAGTTATAAGGAAGGTGGCTTTTCATTTTATGGAAAGTCGGAAGGTTTGAAGAAAAATAAGCGTAGCGAATTTTAATTTTCCAATAAATAAATTAGTTCACTAATAGTCACACATAAATTCAAAGCCATTCTATTCCGAATGGTTTTTTTATTTCGTATTTTTCAGTTCCAAAAAATTACAAAAATGATTAATAAAAAAGTAGATTCTGTACAAGAAGCATTGCAAGGTGTTCAAGACAACATGACTTTCATGTTTGGCGGATTTGGACTTTCTGGTATTGCCGAAAATTCTATAGCAGAATTAGTAAAAAAGAATATAAAAGGACTCACCTGTATTTCGAATAACGCAGGAGTAGATGATTTTGGTCTAGGTTTGTTATTACATCAAAAACAAGTTAAAAAAATGATTTCCTCTTATGTTGGCGAAAACGCAGAATTTGAACGTCAGATGCTTTCTGGTGAATTAGATGTAGAGCTTATTCCGCAAGGGACATTAGCAGAGCGTTGTAGAGCAGCGCAAGCTGGATTTCCTGCAATTTATACACCAGCAGGATATGGAACAGAAGTCGCGGAAGGAAAAGAAACCAGAGAATTCGATGGTAAAATGTATGTTTTAGAACATGCTTTTAAGGCCGATTTTGCTTTTGTAAAAGCATGGAAAGGCGATGCTGCAGGAAATTTAATCTTTAAAGGAACTGCTAGAAATTTTAATCCGAATATGTGTGGTGCTGCAAAAATCACCGTTGCTGAGGTGGAAGAATTAGTTCCTGTAGGAGCGCTAGATCCCAATCAAATTCATATTCCAGGGATATTTGTACAGCGAATTTTTCAAGGTGCCAAATATGAAAAACGAATTGAGCAACGTACAGTAAGACAAAGAAGTTAAAGAATTGTCATTCCTGCTACATCGAAGGTTCATGATTTCAATAATTAAAAAGAAATTAAAGAGTAAAGCAGGAATCCATTTACAGAATTACAGTTTCAATTAAAAAGATTCCTGCCGTAGTTTATCTTGAGCGAAGACGAAAGGCAGGAATGACAAAAAACAAAAGAACATGTTAGATAAAACAGGAATAGCAAAACGAATTGCAAAAGAAGTACAAGATGGTTACTACGTAAACCTTGGTATTGGTATACCTACATTAGTAGCAAACTATGTTAGAGACGATATAGAAGTAGAATTTCAAAGTGAAAATGGCGTTTTAGGAATGGGACCATTTCCTTTTGAAGGAGAAGAAGATGCAGATATAATTAACGCAGGAAAACAAACCATTACCACGCTTCCTGGAGCTAGTTTTTTCGACTCTGCAATGAGTTTTGCAATGATTCGAGGTAAACATGTAGATCTTACCATTCTCGGTGCCATGGAGGTTTCGGAAAATGGAGATATTGCCAATTGGAAAATTCCTGGTAAAATGGTTAAAGGAATGGGAGGCGCAATGGATTTAGTTGCTAGTGCAGAAAACATAATCGTTGCCATGATGCATACCAATAGAGCTGGAGAATCAAAACTTCTTAAAAATTGTAGCTTGCCTTTAACCGGAGTTGGTTGTGTAAAAAAGATTGTAACTAACTTGGCTGTTTTAGAAGTAACAGCAAACGGATTTAAATTACTAGAACGCGCTCCAGGAGTTTCTGTTGAAGACATTCAAAATGCTACTGAAGGTACTTTAATTGTGGAAGGCGAAGTGCCGGAAATGAGTCTGTAAAAACATGCTATTATTCTAAATTGCTAATGGCGAATTCAATTTTTCCGATTTAGGGTAATAGAATATGTAAAATTAAAATGAGTCTTTAATATTCGGAATGAAAATAAAATCCCTTAACGGAGAGTTTTTCAACTATCAATATAAAGAAGATCGGGATTATGAAACGATTACCGATCGTTTTGTTCGGAATACCACCATAGCTCTTGATTTTTTAATAAAGAACAATACCCTTACCATCTCTTTTGAAGACGAAGAAGAGATGAAAAGGGTGGATATTATAGATGTTTTAATAGAAGACACGGTAAATAATATTACAATCGTACCAGGAAAAAAGAATGCATACTACTTTAAGCATAATGCTATTATGTTTTATGATACGCATGGTGTTGTGTTCCGAAAGAACCATAAAAGAAAGTGGTTTAAACGCAACAAAGGCTATAACTCTCCCTTAGCTTTACTTAGCCATGAACTGATACATTGTTATAATGAATTGTATGAAACCGAAGCGTATCATGCAAGAAAGCACGATCATACCTCCAGAGGACAAAAAGTAGATCAAGATGGTCGTGATTTGTCCTTTCCCAATGCGGAAGAAGTCTTTGTAATTAAAATGACCAATCAAGTAGCAAAAAGATTAGGGGAAGATAAACGCTCTAATTATGGTCGGAATTATTATCCGGTAGCACATGTTTTAGGTGTTAAAAAGATAAGGAAAGGACTACGAAAGCTCTTCAAACGTTAAAATTTAGCGTATTTCATCGATTTATTATGCTTTTTAACTGATTATTATAAAATAAGTTACATCTTTGGAGTCCCCAAATGTACCAAATATAATAACCCGAGTCTACCATAGACTTAACCTTAAATTATGAATTATGAATACGGATTTATTTTTTTTAAAACTTTTTAAAAAAGTAAAAAACACATTCAAATTTATAGGAAGCTTATTGTATTTAACAAAAAAAGTATTCATGCTATAACCCTTTAGGTATAGCATGAATTAACTTTTTTGTGTATTCTTTTTTCGGATTATTATAAATAACATCCGCATCTGCTAACTCTTCAATTTTACCAGCATTCATTACCAGTAATTGATCTGCCATATATTTTACAACAGCCAAATCGTGCGAGATAAATATATAGGTAAAGCCAAAATCTGCTTTTAATTCATTCAATAAATTTAGTACTTGCGCTTGTACAGAGATATCTAAAGCCGAAACAGATTCGTCACAAATAATTAGTTTTGGTTGTAATGCAATGGTTCTAGCAATTCCAACACGCTGTCTTTGTCCGCCAGAAAATGCATGTGGATACCTGTTAAATGCATCCGCATTTAAACCAACTCTATGTAAAATTTCTAATGCTTTTTCCTTTCTTTCGGTATATGTATTATAAAGGTTATGCACTTTCATTGGTTCTAAAATAGCATTTCCAATAGTAAGTCTTGGGTTTAAAGAAGCGTAAGGATCCTGAAAAATAATTTGAATATCTTTTCTTAGTACTCGCATTTCCTGAGTAGATATTTTAGTAATATCCACTCCTTTATATAGAATACTTCCAGCGGTAGCTTTGTCTAATTGTAAAATAGCTTTTCCAAGAGTAGATTTTCCGCAGCCAGATTCGCCAACCAATCCTAAAGTTTCTCCTTCATATAATTTAAAACTCACATCGTTTACAGCCTTAAAACCTTCCGTTTTATTAAACCAACCCGAAGTCGTAAAATATTCCTTTTCCAGATTTATTACTTCTAATAAAGGAGGTTTGCTGTAAATAGCTTCGTGATGTTTTTGTCTTTCTTCTGCAGTTATTACTTCTGTAGAAGTTGTTCCTTGTAAATAATCTTGAATGGTAGGTAGTATTTTTAACCTTGTATTTAAAGAGGGTCTAGAGCTTATAAGTGCTTTAGTATAATTATTTTCTGGGTTTTTAAATATTTGTTCTATGCTGCCTTGTTCAACAATGTTTCCTTGATACATGACTAAAACGCGATGTGCAATTTCAGATATTAAAGAAAGATCATGCGTGATAAAAAGAATGCTCATTTTGTTTTTTGCTTGTAATTCTTTTAAAAGCAGAATGATATCTTTTTGTACCGTTACATCTAAAGCCGTTGTGGGTTCATCGGCAATTAAAATTTCCGGTTCGCAGGCGATAGCCATTGCAATCATAACTCGTTGCATTTGTCCGCCAGATATTTCATGCGGATATTTATGGTAGGT is drawn from Lacinutrix sp. WUR7 and contains these coding sequences:
- a CDS encoding CoA transferase subunit A encodes the protein MINKKVDSVQEALQGVQDNMTFMFGGFGLSGIAENSIAELVKKNIKGLTCISNNAGVDDFGLGLLLHQKQVKKMISSYVGENAEFERQMLSGELDVELIPQGTLAERCRAAQAGFPAIYTPAGYGTEVAEGKETREFDGKMYVLEHAFKADFAFVKAWKGDAAGNLIFKGTARNFNPNMCGAAKITVAEVEELVPVGALDPNQIHIPGIFVQRIFQGAKYEKRIEQRTVRQRS
- a CDS encoding CoA transferase subunit B; the protein is MLDKTGIAKRIAKEVQDGYYVNLGIGIPTLVANYVRDDIEVEFQSENGVLGMGPFPFEGEEDADIINAGKQTITTLPGASFFDSAMSFAMIRGKHVDLTILGAMEVSENGDIANWKIPGKMVKGMGGAMDLVASAENIIVAMMHTNRAGESKLLKNCSLPLTGVGCVKKIVTNLAVLEVTANGFKLLERAPGVSVEDIQNATEGTLIVEGEVPEMSL
- a CDS encoding ABC transporter ATP-binding protein, with translation MLKNKILAVENLSISFFNKKEEKEIIHNISYHLNENEILGIVGESGSGKSVSTLAILGLLPKNISKITNGSILYKNEDLTKLDEKGFQKIRGKKISIIFQEPMSSLNPSMTCGKQVLEIVLQHTNLTKTEAKAQVITLFEQVKLPIPETTYHKYPHEISGGQMQRVMIAMAIACEPEILIADEPTTALDVTVQKDIILLLKELQAKNKMSILFITHDLSLISEIAHRVLVMYQGNIVEQGSIEQIFKNPENNYTKALISSRPSLNTRLKILPTIQDYLQGTTSTEVITAEERQKHHEAIYSKPPLLEVINLEKEYFTTSGWFNKTEGFKAVNDVSFKLYEGETLGLVGESGCGKSTLGKAILQLDKATAGSILYKGVDITKISTQEMRVLRKDIQIIFQDPYASLNPRLTIGNAILEPMKVHNLYNTYTERKEKALEILHRVGLNADAFNRYPHAFSGGQRQRVGIARTIALQPKLIICDESVSALDISVQAQVLNLLNELKADFGFTYIFISHDLAVVKYMADQLLVMNAGKIEELADADVIYNNPKKEYTKKLIHAIPKGL